The following proteins come from a genomic window of Methanosarcina sp. MTP4:
- a CDS encoding S-layer protein domain-containing protein: MKKYTVVSLAALTFLIAIATGTVSAADTVIAADTVNAVDTVSSEDTVSSRTLICNVVGTNYECGSWSNEQYPVIDLFGEKYVPLFANNDDIWNARVDKLAELVLDSNETYTLEKGEKLDLGRGYALEARQITDNIDSGKVWLEFTRDGQHVADQNISVDYQNISVDSENNKTWTVSLDNVQGENDIVVMKVHVRQAFVGTEKRIVWINGIWLIDYANARTLNIGDKFGELTLEEIICGVDESDPGSLVFENVSVSDFSSSVAPGKEPDKSTDKSTGSFTSWCRDLWTCITMKSKLTF, from the coding sequence ATGAAGAAATATACAGTCGTTTCACTGGCTGCTCTTACTTTTTTAATTGCAATTGCAACAGGCACTGTAAGTGCGGCAGACACCGTGATTGCAGCAGACACTGTAAATGCGGTAGATACTGTAAGTTCAGAAGATACTGTTAGCAGTAGAACCCTCATTTGTAATGTTGTGGGCACCAATTATGAATGCGGGAGCTGGTCCAATGAACAATATCCAGTAATCGATTTATTTGGCGAGAAGTATGTTCCGTTGTTCGCCAACAACGATGATATCTGGAACGCACGCGTTGACAAGCTTGCCGAATTGGTTCTTGACAGTAACGAAACGTACACCCTTGAAAAAGGTGAAAAACTTGATCTTGGTCGTGGCTACGCTCTCGAAGCCAGGCAGATTACTGATAATATTGATAGTGGGAAGGTCTGGCTCGAATTCACCAGGGACGGACAACATGTTGCCGACCAGAATATCTCAGTTGATTACCAGAATATCTCAGTTGATTCCGAGAACAATAAGACATGGACTGTTTCCCTTGACAATGTTCAGGGAGAAAACGATATCGTTGTCATGAAAGTCCATGTCAGGCAGGCATTCGTGGGTACGGAAAAAAGAATCGTTTGGATCAACGGCATCTGGCTTATTGACTATGCAAATGCCAGAACTCTCAATATCGGGGACAAATTTGGAGAGCTTACACTTGAGGAAATCATCTGCGGAGTAGATGAATCTGACCCGGGAAGTCTTGTTTTCGAAAATGTTTCCGTTTCTGATTTTTCTTCATCTGTCGCTCCCGGAAAGGAACCGGATAAGTCCACTGACAAAAGTACAGGATCGTTCACTTCATGGTGTCGGGACTTGTGGACCTGTATCACAATGAAAAGCAAATTAACGTTTTAA